A window from Vigna angularis cultivar LongXiaoDou No.4 chromosome 7, ASM1680809v1, whole genome shotgun sequence encodes these proteins:
- the LOC108321002 gene encoding oxysterol-binding protein-related protein 1C isoform X3, whose product MHPFCCVSVVSDHSSPVTLDMPPIPAAPRSDPAHRTGQALHSLTNCGEGGRGHPLPAAVDVRIKDLVGNGISGILHKWVNYGKGWRTRWFVLQDGVLSYYKIHGPDKIIVNSETEKGSKVIGEESGRLISRNRNSNHVDRRRKPVGEIHLKVSTIRESRSDDKRFSVFTGTKRLHLRAETHDDRVAWMDALQAVKDMFPRISNSELMAPVDNVAVSTEKLRLRLMEDGVSEEAIRDSEQIMRNEYAALQNQLLLLKQKQVALIDTLRQLETEKVDLENTVVDESQRQLNDQEVSSRLGQEKSSDDEGLYAVESEEDVDPSIRSVGFNYPYVKRRKKLPDPVEKEKGVSLWSMIKDNIGKDLTKVCLPVYFNEPLSSLQKCCEEMEYSYLLDRAYEWGRRGNSLMRILNVAAFAVSAYASTEGRICKPFNPLLGETYEADFPDKGFRFFSEKVSHHPMIVACHCEGTGWKFCGDSNLKSKFWGRSIQLDPVGFLTLEFDDGEVFQWSKVTTSIYNLILGKLYCDHYGTMRIQGNQDYSCKLKFKEQSIIDRNPHQVHGIVQDRNGKILSTLLGKWDDSMYYINGDYSGKGKGYESMSDAHLLWKRSKPPKFPTRYNFTRFAITLNELTPGLKDKLPPTDSRLRPDQRHLENGEYEMANSEKLRLEQRQRQARKMQESGWEPRWFGKDKESGSYRYLGGYWEAREQGNWNSCPDIFGQIPSDHLLDEGQ is encoded by the exons TGGACGTCAGGATCAAAGACCTCGTCGGGAACGGAATCTCCGGGATTCTGCACAAGTGGGTGAACTATGGCAAAGGATGGAGAACGCGCTGGTTCGTGCTTCAAGATGGTGTCCTCTCCTACTACAAGATTCATGGACCCGACAAGATCATCGTGAACTCTGAAACCGAGAAGGGATCGAAGGTCATTGGTGAGGAATCCGGGAGACTGATCTCTCGCAACCGCAATTCGAACCACGTCGATCGTCGCCGAAAGCCCGTAGGCGAAATCCATCTCAAG GTATCGACTATTCGTGAGAGCAGGTCCGATGACAAGCGATTCTCTGTTTTCACTGGGACTAAGAGACTCCATTTGAGGGCCGAGACTCATGATGATCGGGTGGCATGGATGGATGCCTTGCAGGCAGTGAAAGATATGTTTCCCCGGATATCAAACAGTGAGTTGATGGCTCCAGTGGACAATGTGGCTGTTTCGACAGAGAAACTCAGGCTTCGGCTTATGGAGGATGGAGTGAGCGAGGAAGCCATTCGAGACAGTGAACAGATAATGAGAAATGAGTATGCTGCGCTCCAAAACCAGCTTCTGCTGCTTAAACAAAAACAGGTGGCTCTAATCGACACTTTGCGGCAATTAGAG ACAGAAAAGGTTGATCTGGAGAATACTGTGGTTGACGAAAGCCAAAGACAGTTGAATGATCAAGAGGTTTCCTCTAGATTAGGGCAGGAAAAATCTAGTG ACGATGAAGGACTCTATGCTGTTGAATCAGAGGAGGATGTAGATCCTTCCATTAGATCTGTTGGATTCAACTATCCTTACGTTAAGCGGCGAAAGAAATTACCTGATCCTGTTGAAAAGGAGAAAGGTGTCAGTCTTTGGTCAATGATTAAGGACAATATTGGGAAGGATCTAACAAAAGTTTGCCTTCCTGTTTATTTTAATGAGCCTCTCTCTTCTTTGCAAAAGTGCTGTGAAGAAATGGAATACTCATATCTTCTAGACCGAGCATATGAATGGGGAAGAAGG GGTAATAGCCTCATGAGAATTCTCAATGTTGCTGCTTTTGCTGTATCTGCCTATGCTTCGACTGAAGGAAGAATCTGTAAACCATTTAACCCATTACTAGGGGAAACATATGAGGCTGACTTTCCGGATAAAGGCTTTCGATTTTTCTCGGAGAAG gTCAGTCATCACCCAATGATAGTTGCATGTCACTGTGAGGGTACAGGTTGGAAATTTTGTGGAGATAGCAACTTAAAGAGCAAATTTTGGGGTCGGTCAATTCAGCTTGATCCTGTTGGCTTTTTGACTTTGGAATTTGATGATGGTGAAGTATTCCAGTGGAGTAAG GTTACTACATCAATATACAATCTCATATTGGGAAAGCTGTATTGTGATCATTATGGTACAATGAGGATACAGGGAAATCAAGACTACTCATGTAAACTGAAATTCAAGGAACAGTCTATAATTGATCGAAACCCTCACCAG GTTCACGGTATTGTTCAGGACAGAAATGGGAAAATATTGTCTACTTTGCTCGGAAAATGGGATGACAGCATGTATTATATAAATGGAGACTATAGTGGGAAGGGAAAAGGTTATGAATCAATGTCAGATGCCCATTTACTATGGAAGCGGAGCAAGCCGCCCAAGTTCCCCACTAGATACAACTTCACTCGGTTTGCCATCACATTAAATGAACTTACCCCTGGATTAAAG GATAAGCTGCCACCAACTGATTCCAGGTTAAGACCTGATCAAAGGCATTTGGAAAATGGAGAGTATGAGATGGCAAATTCAGAAAAATTGCGACTTGAACAGCGTCAACGTCAG GCTCGGAAAATGCAAGAGAGCGGTTGGGAACCACGGTGGTTTGGTAAGGATAAAGAGAGCGGTTCCTACCGCTACTTGGGAGGGTATTGGGAGGCTCGAGAACAAGGAAATTGGAACTCATGTCCTGACATTTTTGGTCAAATTCCTTCTGATCATCTCTTGGACGAAGGTCAATGA
- the LOC108321002 gene encoding oxysterol-binding protein-related protein 1C isoform X2, which produces MHPFCCVSVVSDHSSPVTLDMPPIPAAPRSDPAHRTGQALHSLTNCGEGGRGHPLPAAVDVRIKDLVGNGISGILHKWVNYGKGWRTRWFVLQDGVLSYYKIHGPDKIIVNSETEKGSKVIGEESGRLISRNRNSNHVDRRRKPVGEIHLKVSTIRESRSDDKRFSVFTGTKRLHLRAETHDDRVAWMDALQAVKDMFPRISNSELMAPVDNVAVSTEKLRLRLMEDGVSEEAIRDSEQIMRNEYAALQNQLLLLKQKQVALIDTLRQLETEKVDLENTVVDESQRQLNDQEVSSRLGQEKSSESGTESEDDNERNDAAEEETDDEDTAFFDTRDFLSSSNSFKSNASDIRVSSFSSDDEGLYAVESEEDVDPSIRSVGFNYPYVKRRKKLPDPVEKEKGVSLWSMIKDNIGKDLTKVCLPVYFNEPLSSLQKCCEEMEYSYLLDRAYEWGRRGNSLMRILNVAAFAVSAYASTEGRICKPFNPLLGETYEADFPDKGFRFFSEKVSHHPMIVACHCEGTGWKFCGDSNLKSKFWGRSIQLDPVGFLTLEFDDGEVFQWSKVTTSIYNLILGKLYCDHYGTMRIQGNQDYSCKLKFKEQSIIDRNPHQVHGIVQDRNGKILSTLLGKWDDSMYYINGDYSGKGKGYESMSDAHLLWKRSKPPKFPTRYNFTRFAITLNELTPGLKDKLPPTDSRLRPDQRHLENGEYEMANSEKLRLEQRQRQARKMQESGWEPRWFGKDKESGSYRYLGGYWEAREQGNWNSCPDIFGQIPSDHLLDEGQ; this is translated from the exons TGGACGTCAGGATCAAAGACCTCGTCGGGAACGGAATCTCCGGGATTCTGCACAAGTGGGTGAACTATGGCAAAGGATGGAGAACGCGCTGGTTCGTGCTTCAAGATGGTGTCCTCTCCTACTACAAGATTCATGGACCCGACAAGATCATCGTGAACTCTGAAACCGAGAAGGGATCGAAGGTCATTGGTGAGGAATCCGGGAGACTGATCTCTCGCAACCGCAATTCGAACCACGTCGATCGTCGCCGAAAGCCCGTAGGCGAAATCCATCTCAAG GTATCGACTATTCGTGAGAGCAGGTCCGATGACAAGCGATTCTCTGTTTTCACTGGGACTAAGAGACTCCATTTGAGGGCCGAGACTCATGATGATCGGGTGGCATGGATGGATGCCTTGCAGGCAGTGAAAGATATGTTTCCCCGGATATCAAACAGTGAGTTGATGGCTCCAGTGGACAATGTGGCTGTTTCGACAGAGAAACTCAGGCTTCGGCTTATGGAGGATGGAGTGAGCGAGGAAGCCATTCGAGACAGTGAACAGATAATGAGAAATGAGTATGCTGCGCTCCAAAACCAGCTTCTGCTGCTTAAACAAAAACAGGTGGCTCTAATCGACACTTTGCGGCAATTAGAG ACAGAAAAGGTTGATCTGGAGAATACTGTGGTTGACGAAAGCCAAAGACAGTTGAATGATCAAGAGGTTTCCTCTAGATTAGGGCAGGAAAAATCTAGTG AAAGTGGAACTGAGTCTGAGGATGATAATGAGAGAAATGATGCAGCTGAGGAAGAAACAGATGATGAAGACACTGCCTTTTTTGACACTCGGGATTTTCTGTCATCTTCGaattcttttaaaagtaatGCTTCTGATATTAGGGTCTCGTCTTTCTCTTCAGACGATGAAGGACTCTATGCTGTTGAATCAGAGGAGGATGTAGATCCTTCCATTAGATCTGTTGGATTCAACTATCCTTACGTTAAGCGGCGAAAGAAATTACCTGATCCTGTTGAAAAGGAGAAAGGTGTCAGTCTTTGGTCAATGATTAAGGACAATATTGGGAAGGATCTAACAAAAGTTTGCCTTCCTGTTTATTTTAATGAGCCTCTCTCTTCTTTGCAAAAGTGCTGTGAAGAAATGGAATACTCATATCTTCTAGACCGAGCATATGAATGGGGAAGAAGG GGTAATAGCCTCATGAGAATTCTCAATGTTGCTGCTTTTGCTGTATCTGCCTATGCTTCGACTGAAGGAAGAATCTGTAAACCATTTAACCCATTACTAGGGGAAACATATGAGGCTGACTTTCCGGATAAAGGCTTTCGATTTTTCTCGGAGAAG gTCAGTCATCACCCAATGATAGTTGCATGTCACTGTGAGGGTACAGGTTGGAAATTTTGTGGAGATAGCAACTTAAAGAGCAAATTTTGGGGTCGGTCAATTCAGCTTGATCCTGTTGGCTTTTTGACTTTGGAATTTGATGATGGTGAAGTATTCCAGTGGAGTAAG GTTACTACATCAATATACAATCTCATATTGGGAAAGCTGTATTGTGATCATTATGGTACAATGAGGATACAGGGAAATCAAGACTACTCATGTAAACTGAAATTCAAGGAACAGTCTATAATTGATCGAAACCCTCACCAG GTTCACGGTATTGTTCAGGACAGAAATGGGAAAATATTGTCTACTTTGCTCGGAAAATGGGATGACAGCATGTATTATATAAATGGAGACTATAGTGGGAAGGGAAAAGGTTATGAATCAATGTCAGATGCCCATTTACTATGGAAGCGGAGCAAGCCGCCCAAGTTCCCCACTAGATACAACTTCACTCGGTTTGCCATCACATTAAATGAACTTACCCCTGGATTAAAG GATAAGCTGCCACCAACTGATTCCAGGTTAAGACCTGATCAAAGGCATTTGGAAAATGGAGAGTATGAGATGGCAAATTCAGAAAAATTGCGACTTGAACAGCGTCAACGTCAG GCTCGGAAAATGCAAGAGAGCGGTTGGGAACCACGGTGGTTTGGTAAGGATAAAGAGAGCGGTTCCTACCGCTACTTGGGAGGGTATTGGGAGGCTCGAGAACAAGGAAATTGGAACTCATGTCCTGACATTTTTGGTCAAATTCCTTCTGATCATCTCTTGGACGAAGGTCAATGA
- the LOC108321002 gene encoding oxysterol-binding protein-related protein 1C isoform X1: MHPFCCVSVVSDHSSPVTLDMPPIPAAPRSDPAHRTGQALHSLTNCGEGGRGHPLPAAVDVRIKDLVGNGISGILHKWVNYGKGWRTRWFVLQDGVLSYYKIHGPDKIIVNSETEKGSKVIGEESGRLISRNRNSNHVDRRRKPVGEIHLKVSTIRESRSDDKRFSVFTGTKRLHLRAETHDDRVAWMDALQAVKDMFPRISNSELMAPVDNVAVSTEKLRLRLMEDGVSEEAIRDSEQIMRNEYAALQNQLLLLKQKQVALIDTLRQLETEKVDLENTVVDESQRQLNDQEVSSRLGQEKSSEESGTESEDDNERNDAAEEETDDEDTAFFDTRDFLSSSNSFKSNASDIRVSSFSSDDEGLYAVESEEDVDPSIRSVGFNYPYVKRRKKLPDPVEKEKGVSLWSMIKDNIGKDLTKVCLPVYFNEPLSSLQKCCEEMEYSYLLDRAYEWGRRGNSLMRILNVAAFAVSAYASTEGRICKPFNPLLGETYEADFPDKGFRFFSEKVSHHPMIVACHCEGTGWKFCGDSNLKSKFWGRSIQLDPVGFLTLEFDDGEVFQWSKVTTSIYNLILGKLYCDHYGTMRIQGNQDYSCKLKFKEQSIIDRNPHQVHGIVQDRNGKILSTLLGKWDDSMYYINGDYSGKGKGYESMSDAHLLWKRSKPPKFPTRYNFTRFAITLNELTPGLKDKLPPTDSRLRPDQRHLENGEYEMANSEKLRLEQRQRQARKMQESGWEPRWFGKDKESGSYRYLGGYWEAREQGNWNSCPDIFGQIPSDHLLDEGQ, encoded by the exons TGGACGTCAGGATCAAAGACCTCGTCGGGAACGGAATCTCCGGGATTCTGCACAAGTGGGTGAACTATGGCAAAGGATGGAGAACGCGCTGGTTCGTGCTTCAAGATGGTGTCCTCTCCTACTACAAGATTCATGGACCCGACAAGATCATCGTGAACTCTGAAACCGAGAAGGGATCGAAGGTCATTGGTGAGGAATCCGGGAGACTGATCTCTCGCAACCGCAATTCGAACCACGTCGATCGTCGCCGAAAGCCCGTAGGCGAAATCCATCTCAAG GTATCGACTATTCGTGAGAGCAGGTCCGATGACAAGCGATTCTCTGTTTTCACTGGGACTAAGAGACTCCATTTGAGGGCCGAGACTCATGATGATCGGGTGGCATGGATGGATGCCTTGCAGGCAGTGAAAGATATGTTTCCCCGGATATCAAACAGTGAGTTGATGGCTCCAGTGGACAATGTGGCTGTTTCGACAGAGAAACTCAGGCTTCGGCTTATGGAGGATGGAGTGAGCGAGGAAGCCATTCGAGACAGTGAACAGATAATGAGAAATGAGTATGCTGCGCTCCAAAACCAGCTTCTGCTGCTTAAACAAAAACAGGTGGCTCTAATCGACACTTTGCGGCAATTAGAG ACAGAAAAGGTTGATCTGGAGAATACTGTGGTTGACGAAAGCCAAAGACAGTTGAATGATCAAGAGGTTTCCTCTAGATTAGGGCAGGAAAAATCTAGTG AAGAAAGTGGAACTGAGTCTGAGGATGATAATGAGAGAAATGATGCAGCTGAGGAAGAAACAGATGATGAAGACACTGCCTTTTTTGACACTCGGGATTTTCTGTCATCTTCGaattcttttaaaagtaatGCTTCTGATATTAGGGTCTCGTCTTTCTCTTCAGACGATGAAGGACTCTATGCTGTTGAATCAGAGGAGGATGTAGATCCTTCCATTAGATCTGTTGGATTCAACTATCCTTACGTTAAGCGGCGAAAGAAATTACCTGATCCTGTTGAAAAGGAGAAAGGTGTCAGTCTTTGGTCAATGATTAAGGACAATATTGGGAAGGATCTAACAAAAGTTTGCCTTCCTGTTTATTTTAATGAGCCTCTCTCTTCTTTGCAAAAGTGCTGTGAAGAAATGGAATACTCATATCTTCTAGACCGAGCATATGAATGGGGAAGAAGG GGTAATAGCCTCATGAGAATTCTCAATGTTGCTGCTTTTGCTGTATCTGCCTATGCTTCGACTGAAGGAAGAATCTGTAAACCATTTAACCCATTACTAGGGGAAACATATGAGGCTGACTTTCCGGATAAAGGCTTTCGATTTTTCTCGGAGAAG gTCAGTCATCACCCAATGATAGTTGCATGTCACTGTGAGGGTACAGGTTGGAAATTTTGTGGAGATAGCAACTTAAAGAGCAAATTTTGGGGTCGGTCAATTCAGCTTGATCCTGTTGGCTTTTTGACTTTGGAATTTGATGATGGTGAAGTATTCCAGTGGAGTAAG GTTACTACATCAATATACAATCTCATATTGGGAAAGCTGTATTGTGATCATTATGGTACAATGAGGATACAGGGAAATCAAGACTACTCATGTAAACTGAAATTCAAGGAACAGTCTATAATTGATCGAAACCCTCACCAG GTTCACGGTATTGTTCAGGACAGAAATGGGAAAATATTGTCTACTTTGCTCGGAAAATGGGATGACAGCATGTATTATATAAATGGAGACTATAGTGGGAAGGGAAAAGGTTATGAATCAATGTCAGATGCCCATTTACTATGGAAGCGGAGCAAGCCGCCCAAGTTCCCCACTAGATACAACTTCACTCGGTTTGCCATCACATTAAATGAACTTACCCCTGGATTAAAG GATAAGCTGCCACCAACTGATTCCAGGTTAAGACCTGATCAAAGGCATTTGGAAAATGGAGAGTATGAGATGGCAAATTCAGAAAAATTGCGACTTGAACAGCGTCAACGTCAG GCTCGGAAAATGCAAGAGAGCGGTTGGGAACCACGGTGGTTTGGTAAGGATAAAGAGAGCGGTTCCTACCGCTACTTGGGAGGGTATTGGGAGGCTCGAGAACAAGGAAATTGGAACTCATGTCCTGACATTTTTGGTCAAATTCCTTCTGATCATCTCTTGGACGAAGGTCAATGA
- the LOC108320994 gene encoding protein VACUOLELESS1 has translation MANVSVAAEWQLLYNRYYRKPELYPMPWKHVDLARTKVAVAPFGGPVAVIRDDSKIVQLHAESALRKLRLFSSSGRILADAVWRHSGGRLIGMSWTDDQTLLCVVQDGTVYRYDVHANLIEPNLSLGKECFEDNVADCAFWGNGLVCITEANQLFCIADFKNPRAVKLADPLIDEIPHCMAVIEPQYTVSGNVEVLLGVDDAVVLAVEEDGVQRLGEGVLRGPLQKMVVSRDGKWLASFTHDGRLLVTTSDLTGVIIERECESALPPEQIAWCGMDAVLLYWDDMLLMMGPDGEPVHYLYDEPIILIPECDGVRILSNTSMEFLQRVPDSTVSIFTIGSTSPAALLYDALDHFDRRSAKADENLRLIRSSLPEAVEACVDAAGHEFDISRQLTLLRAASYGQAFCSNFQRDRIQEMCKILRVLNAVRSPEIGIPLSIQQYKLLTPSVLIGRLINAHQHLLALKISEYLGMNQEVVIMHWACSKITASLAIPDAALLEILLDKLKLCKGISYAAVAAHADKSGRRKLAALLVEHEPRSSKQVPLLLSIGEEDIALMKGTECGDTDLVYLVLLHIWQKRQPLEFFGTIQARPLARDLFVTYARFYKHEFLKDFFLSTGQLQDVAFLLWKESWELGKNPMANKGSPLHGPRIKLIEKAQSLFAETKEHIFESKAAEEHAKLLRIQHELEVTTKQAIFVDSSINDTIRTCIVLGNHRAAMKVKTEFKVSEKRWYWLKVFALATIKDWIALEKFSKEKKPPIGFRPFVEACIEADEKAEAIKYIPKLADPRERAESYARIGMAKEAADAASQAKDGELLGRLKLTFAQNAAASSIFDTLRDRLSFQGA, from the exons ATGGCCAATGTCTCCGTCGCTGCGGAGTGGCAGCTCCTCTACAACCGCTACTACCGCAAGCCCGAGCTCTACCCTATGCCGTGGAAGCACGTCGACCTCGCCCGCACCAAGGTCGCCGTTGCGCCCTTCGGCGGCCCGGTCGCCGTCATCCGCGACGACTCCAAGATCGTCCAGCTACACGCCGAGTCCGCCCTCCGCAAGCTTCGCCTCTTCTCTTCCTCCGGCCGCATCCTCGCCGACGCCGTCTGGCGCCACTCCGGCGGCCGCCTCATTGGAATGTCCTGGACCGACGATCAGACGCTCCTCTGCGTCGTCCAGGACGGCACTGTCTACCGCTATGACGTCCACGCGAACTTGATCGAACCTAACCTCTCTCTAGGAAAAGAGTGCTTCGAGGACAACGTTGCGGATTGCGCGTTTTGGGGGAACGGCTTGGTTTGCATCACCGAGGCGAACCAACTTTTCTGCATCGCGGATTTCAAGAACCCAAGGGCGGTGAAGCTCGCGGATCCCCTGATCGATGAGATACCTCATTGTATGGCGGTGATCGAGCCGCAGTATACGGTTTCGGGGAATGTTGAAGTTTTGCTAGGTGTGGATGATGCTGTGGTACTTGCTGTGGAGGAGGATGGCGTGCAGAGGCTCGGGGAGGGAGTTCTGCGTGGACCGCTGCAGAAGATGGTGGTTTCACGCGACGGCAAGTGGCTCGCGTCATTTACGCATGACGGGAGGCTTTTGGTGACTACTTCGGACTTGACTGGCGTTATCATTGAGAGGGAGTGCGAG TCAGCCCTTCCTCCAGAACAGATTGCTTGGTGTGGAATGGATGCTGTGCTGTTGTACTGGGATGATATGCTTTTAATGATGGGTCCTGATGGAGAGCCAGTTCACTACCTTTATGATGAACCAATAATTCTTATACCCGAGTGTGATGGAGTGAGGATATTGTCCAACACTAGTATGGAATTTCTACAGCGGGTGCCTGATTCCACTGTTTCAATATTCACAATTGGAAGTACATCCCCTGCTGCTTTATTATATGATGCCCTGGATCATTTTGATAGGCGAAGTGCCAAG GCTGATGAAAATTTGAGATTGATAAGATCCTCTCTTCCTGAGGCAGTTGAAGCTTGTGTTGATGCCGCAGGTCATGAATTTGACATTTCACGCCAGCTAACTCTCTTAAGGGCAGCCAGTTATGGGCAGGCCTTTTGTAG CAATTTTCAACGTGATCGTATCCAAGAGATGTGTAAAATTCTGCGGGTCTTGAATGCAGTACGCAGCCCTGAGATTGGCATTCCTCTTAGTATTCAGCAATACAAG TTGCTTACACCATCTGTTCTGATTGGTCGCCTGATTAATGCTCACCAACATCTGCTTGCACTGAAAATATCAGAATATCTTGGAATGAATCAA GAGGTGGTGATAATGCACTGGGCATGCTCAAAGATAACTGCTTCATTGGCAATTCCTGATGCAGCTCTTTTGGAGATTCTGCTCGATAAG TTAAAACTGTGCAAAGGCATATCCTATGCAGCTGTTGCGGCTCATGCAGACAAAAGTGGCAGACGAAAGTTAGCTGCCTTACTTGTTGAACACGAGCCTCGATCATCAAAACAG GTTCCTCTCCTGTTAAGCATTGGTGAAGAAGATATAGCCTTGATGAAGGGGACTGAATGTGGGGATACAGATCTTGTTTATCTTGTACTTTTACATATATGGCAAAAG AGGCAGCCATTGGAGTTCTTTGGCACTATACAGGCCCGACCTTTGGCACGCGACTTATTTGTAACTTATGCACG GTTTTATAAACATGAATTTTTGAAGGACTTTTTCTTATCAACTGGGCAACTTCAA GATGTGGCATTTCTTTTGTGGAAAGAATCATGGGAACTCGGGAAAAATCCTATGGCAAACAAAGGATCTCCACTTCATGGTCCTCGAATAAAACTTATTGAGAAGGCACAAAGTCTTTTTGCTGAAACCAAGGAGCATATCTTTGAATCTAAGGCAGCTGAGGAGCATGCAAAACTGTTAAG AATTCAGCATGAACTTGAAGTTACTACAAAGCAGGCCATTTTTGTGGATTCTAGTATAAATGATACAATCCGTACTTGTATTGTCTTGGGAAATCATCGAGCTGCAATGAAAGTTAAAACAGAATTTAAG GTGTCTGAGAAGAGATGGTATTGGCTTAAAGTTTTTGCTTTGGCTACAATCAAGGATTGGATTGCCCTAGAAAAATTTTCAAAGGAGAAGAAACCTCCAATTG GTTTTAGGCCATTTGTGGAGGCATGCATTGAAGCAGACGAAAAGGCAGAAGCCATTAAATATATCCCAAAACTTGCAGACCCTCGAGAAAGAGCTGAG TCATACGCTCGAATTGGTATGGCAAAGGAAGCTGCAGATGCTGCATCACAGGCAAAAGATGGTGAATTACTTGGTCGGCTAAAATTGACTTTTGCACAAAATGCTGCAGCTTCATCAATATTTGATACTCTTAGAGATCGGTTGTCTTTCCAAGGTGCTTAA